DNA sequence from the Candidatus Krumholzibacteriia bacterium genome:
GTCGGTGGGGATTCTCTCCAGCATGTTCACCGCACTTATCGTTACCCACGTCGTCTACGACATTATCACCAGCCGGCGTCACCTTGAGCGCCTGAGCGTGTAGGCAGGAAGAGAGACATGCAGTTCTTCACGGATGCCAATGTGAACTTCATCCGCATTCGCCGTCATGCGATGCTTATTTCGGCCGTCATCATCCTGGCGGGTCTCATCTCGCTGGCCGTTCATCGCGGCTTCAAGACGTCGATCGATTTTGCCGGCGGCGCGCTGGTGGAGATCGGCCTGCAGCAGCCGGTGCCGGTGTCCGACATCCGCGCGGTGGTCGGCAAGGCGGGTTTCGATGGCGCGGAGATCACGCGCTTCGGCGAGGCGGGCGACTACCTCATCAAGGTGAAGAGCGTGGGTGATGCGGCGGCGGTGGCGGAGCAGTTGAAGGACGCGGTGTCCGCCGGTGTGGGCGGCCAGACGGTGGACGTGCGCCGGGTGGAGTCGGTGGGTCCCAAGATCGGCTCCGAGCTGCGGACCGCGGCGTTCTGGGCGGTCATCTACTCGCTCATCGGCATTCTCATCTACGTGAGTTTCCGTTTTGACTTCCGCTTTGCGGTGGCGGCCATCATCGCCACCGCGCACGACGTGCTGATCACGCTGGCGTTTTTCTCGTTTGTGGGCATGGAGATCTCGCTCAGCGTGATCGCAGCGCTCCTGACCATCGTGGGGTACTCGCTCAACGACACCATCGTGGTGTTCGACCGTATCCGCGAGAACCTGGGCGTGCGACGCCGCGAGGACTTCGGCACGCTGGTGAATACCTCCATCAACGAGACGCTGTCGCGCACCGTGATCACCGGTGGCACCACGCTGCTCGCGCTCGCCGCGCTGCTGGCATTCGGCGGCGAGGTCATCCGCGACTTCGCGCTCACGCTCACGCTGGGCATCATCATCGGCACCTTCTCCTCCATCTTCATCGCCTCCCCGGTGCTGGTGGAGTGGCATATCTGGCGGCCCAAGAAGTCCAAGTAGCGCGGTTTCTTCGACCAGGCCCCGCCCTCTGGAATTCCGCGCGTGGCTGCGGTATAATTGCCCACGAGATACTTGCCAAACAGCAGTGGATCCCGGACAAGGCGGCCGCCATGTTTCGTCTCATCTTCCTCTCTCTGGTTGCTCTGGTTTTCTTTGTCGCCGGCGCGAACGCGCAGTGCGATCCCGCGCTGGATGTCCTCGATGACGGCTCCGGTGCCAACGGCGCCGTGGGTCTGCCCTCGGTCGTGATCTCCGAGGTCAACCCGGGCGACTACATCGAGCTGTTCAACACTACCGCCAACGACTTCAACACCACCGGCTACTGGTTCTGTTCGCCCTTCCTGTACACGCAGGTGGGTGCCGTGATCGTGCCCGCCGGCGGCTACGCCACCATCCCCTGGCCGGTGGTCTTCACCGATACCAATGCCGGCGGCGAGATCCAGCTGTACAAGAGCGGGTTGTTCGGCGTCTCCACCGACATCCTCGACTTCGTGTGCTGGGGTGTGAATCCGCACAGCACGCGCGTGGCGCAGGCAGCCGCGGTCGGCAAGTGGAGCGGCGGGTGTGCGGGTGCGCTCACCAACGGCGCCATCCATCGCAAAGTCGGCAGCACCGGCACCACCGCGGCCGACTACGACACCGACGCGCCGCCGTCGCCCTCGAACTGTGTCCCCACCGGCGTCACCCCGCAGCTTCCGGTTGCGCGGCTGAACGCGTTCCCGAACCCGTTCTCGGCGTCGACGCAGATTGACGTGTCGCTCAGCGAACCGGCCACCCTGCGCGTGGGGGTCTACTCGGTGAACGGCGCGCGCGTGCGCGACCTGGGCGAGCAATCGTTCCCGGTGGGCGACACGCGTCTCACCTGGGACGGCACCGACAACGCGGGCAACCGCGTGCCGAGCGGGGTCTACCTGGTTCGCTTCGACGGCAGCACAAGCGCGGTGGCCCGGGTCATCACGCTGCGGTGACGGCCAGCACAACCGTCCCCTTTCTGAGACAGGGGTGTCCCTTGGTGGTGACACCTGCGGGGCGCTTGCGGGCGTAACTCGTTGCGGCGCAATGGGTCGGGGCGGGGCATGGGGCTTGCTCCTGTTCCGTTGTTTAGGTCCAAATATGGGGACCCTCTTCCGCATATCCGCGCCGTTGCTCTCCTTCGCGCTTCTCGCCGGGCTGGTGTCTTTCGTCCTGCCCGCGGAGGGTGTTGCGCGCCCCAAGAGGAACCCCGCCGACCCGGGCGCCGTCGTCTCCCAGCAGGGTGAAAAGGAAGAAAAGAAGGACGCGGAGTCGGCCGGACCGGGCGGTCCCATGGACGTGTTCGGGGACATCGAACTGGGCTGGAAGTCTGGCAACGTGGACCTTATCCTGCGCCACTTCGGAACCCAGAAGGTGGCGATCTCCGTGGAGGGAACCGGGCCGTCGGGTGGCACCTTCTCCCGCAACCAGAGCTACTATCTCCTCAAGGATCTGTTCCGCTACACCATCACCCGCGAGTTCGAGTTCGCCCAGTATCGCAAGCCGGGCGAGCAGGGTGGCCGGTCCTACGCCATCTGGGAACGCCAGTACCAGAAGAGCGACGACGGCCGCCTCATCAAGGACAAGGTGTACGTGTCCCTGCATCTCGAGTCGGACGGCAACCGCCAGCGCTGGGTGGTGGATGAGATCAAGTCGATCCGCTGATTCCTTCCGTTCCGTCCGTCGCGCCGCTCACATGATATGCTGTCGACGCCGTGAAAGCGGTGATGCACGATGCGAACCCGACGCCTGATGCTTCTATTTTCCGTCGCGTGCCTGATGGGCGCGTGGAGCGTGCTGCTGTTGGGGCACTTTGCGGGCGTGGCGTGGGCGGGACGCGTGCCGGCGGGCGCGGTGGTGCTGGCGCTGGTGTTTTCGTCGGTCGGCGCCGCGCTCTCGCGCGGAACGCGCCGCCGCCGTGCGGGCGTGTGGGCTGCCATCTCGCTCACCGGGTTTTCGTGCCTCGCCTTTGCGCTCCCTTCGGGTGGCGGCGAGCGCATGCAGAACAACTGGCGGCGCCAGTCGGGCGAGCGCATCGCGCAGACGCTGGCCGACGTGGGCAACCGCATCGAGCGCCTGGAAGACACCGCCGCGCTGCTCGGCGCGCACGTCACCCTGCACGTTCGCGCCACCGCCACCCCCATCGGCCAGGATCCCACCGACGCCTTCGCACTGCTCGATTCCCTGGCGCGCTCGGCCACACGCGGCACCGCGCTCACGCCGGGCACCGACATCGGCCTGCAACTCTTTGACGCGGATGGACGCCGGGTGGCGTGGGCGGGCTGGCCGCAGCAGACCGCGGTGCTCGACGCGATGTTCATCCGCAGCGACTCGACGGTGGTGTACACGCGCAACGTGTCGCTGTACCAGATTCTCTCGCACGTTATTCCCATCCGCCGGGTGGACGGCGAGCCCCCGGTGGCCACGCTGCTCATCGACATGCCGCTGGAAGTGGACTTCCGCGTCAACAACCGCTTCCTCAAGAGCACCAGCCTCGCCGAGGAGATTCCGCGCGGTGGCGTGGCGAGGGTGAGCTTCGACTACTTCCCCGCCACCGGCAACCTGCCCGAGCGGCTGCCGCGTTTTCGCGAACAACAGCAAGAGGTGCTCGCACAGCGCCTGCGCATGATGGAGGCGGCGCGCACGCAACCGGAGCCGCAGCGCGATCCGGCGGACTCGACCGCGGCGGACGCACCGACGCGCGCGGACTCCGTGCTGGCGTACTACCCGTTCCCGCCCAACGTGGAGCCTTCGGGCGAGATCTTTGGCGACGATGCCACCGGCCTGCAGGGACGCGTGCTGGTGCGCAGCCGCCAGGCCAACCCCATCCTCAGCGTGACCGCGGTGGGCCACCCGTTCTCCCACTACCTGGGTCAGTGGGACTCGCGCCGCTCCACCTGGGGGCGCGCCTTTGCGCTGGCCGCGCTGTTTGCACTCTTCTTCCAGGCCATGCGCTGGATTCCGCCCAGCGCACGGCCGCGCGACGTGCTGGCGCGCGCAACGCTGTTCACCGCCTTCGTGGTGGCGCTGCGCTACGCGCTGCTCTCGTTTGGTGCGCGCAGCGCGTGGGCGCACGCGCGTCTCTTCGACCCGTCGGTGTTCGCAACCCCCACGCTGGGGGGGCTCATGCGCAGCACCTTCGACCTCGCGGTGACGGCGTTGTTCCTGGTGGTGCTGGTGTACGGGCTGGTGCGCATTGTGCGCGCGCGCGACAAGGTTCCACCCGCCGGTTCGCCCACCAGGCGCACGCGCGCGCTCGAGGCGGCCGCGGTTGGCGCGGTGCTGCTGGGAATGACCGAGTTGATCCGGCGGCT
Encoded proteins:
- the secF gene encoding protein translocase subunit SecF: MQFFTDANVNFIRIRRHAMLISAVIILAGLISLAVHRGFKTSIDFAGGALVEIGLQQPVPVSDIRAVVGKAGFDGAEITRFGEAGDYLIKVKSVGDAAAVAEQLKDAVSAGVGGQTVDVRRVESVGPKIGSELRTAAFWAVIYSLIGILIYVSFRFDFRFAVAAIIATAHDVLITLAFFSFVGMEISLSVIAALLTIVGYSLNDTIVVFDRIRENLGVRRREDFGTLVNTSINETLSRTVITGGTTLLALAALLAFGGEVIRDFALTLTLGIIIGTFSSIFIASPVLVEWHIWRPKKSK
- a CDS encoding T9SS type A sorting domain-containing protein codes for the protein MFRLIFLSLVALVFFVAGANAQCDPALDVLDDGSGANGAVGLPSVVISEVNPGDYIELFNTTANDFNTTGYWFCSPFLYTQVGAVIVPAGGYATIPWPVVFTDTNAGGEIQLYKSGLFGVSTDILDFVCWGVNPHSTRVAQAAAVGKWSGGCAGALTNGAIHRKVGSTGTTAADYDTDAPPSPSNCVPTGVTPQLPVARLNAFPNPFSASTQIDVSLSEPATLRVGVYSVNGARVRDLGEQSFPVGDTRLTWDGTDNAGNRVPSGVYLVRFDGSTSAVARVITLR